One region of Drosophila kikkawai strain 14028-0561.14 chromosome 2R, DkikHiC1v2, whole genome shotgun sequence genomic DNA includes:
- the VGAT gene encoding vesicular inhibitory amino acid transporter isoform X1, giving the protein MSFIAKLKATPLPPLRNILNVAVQTARQTIPERKDYEQPPGSTHHQQQQPQQHPHQPQPSGMEENTEMSSNPFRNAGNWTENDGEGDGEYKGEYQSTSFNEYDGRYQQTDGFRQGSIASEGSSFVCEGEGGGGCKIDEFQAAWNVTNAIQGMFIVSLPFAVLHGGYWAIVAMVGIAHICCYTGKVLVQCLYEPDPTTGQMVRVRDSYVAIAKVCFGPKLGARAVSIAQLIELLMTCILYVVVCGDLLAGTYPQGSFDSRSWMLFIGIFLLPMGFLKSLKMVSTLSFWCTMSHIVINAVILGYCLLQIGDWGWSKVRFSIDMENFPISLGVIVFSYTSQIFLPTLEGNMTDRSKFNWMLDWSHIAAAVFKAGFGYICFLTFQNDTQQVITNNLHSQGFKGMVNFFLVIKAILSYPLPYYAACELLERNFFRGPPKTKFPTIWNLDGELKVWGLGFRVGVIVSTILMAIFIPHFSILMGFIGSFTGTMLSFIWPCYFHIKIKGHLLDQKEIAKDYLIIGLGVLFGVIGIYDSGNALINAFEIGLPF; this is encoded by the exons ATGTCATTCATAGCCAAATTGAAGGCCACGCCATTGCCGCCCCTGCGAAACATACTGAATGTGGCCGTGCAAACGGCCCGACAGACAATTCCAGAGCGCAAGGACTACGAGCAACCGCCGGGCAGCAcgcatcaccagcagcagcagccgcagcagcatcCCCACCAGCCACAGCCCTCTGGCATGGAGGAGAACACAGAGATGAGCTCGAATCCCTTTCGGAATGCTGGCAACTGGACAGAGAACGATGGCGAGGGCGATGGCGAGTACAAGGGCGAGTACCAGAGCACATCCTTCAATGAGTACGACGGGAGGTATCAGCAAACGGACGGATTTAG GCAAGGCAGCATTGCCTCGGAGGGCAGTTCCTTCGTCTGCGAGGGAGAAGGTGGCGGCGGCTGCAAGATTGACGAATTCCAGGCGGCCTGGAATGTGACCAATGCCATCCAGGGCATGTTCATTGTCTCACTGCCCTTCGCCGTGCTCCATGGCGGATACTGGGCCATCGTGGCCATGGTCGGCATAGCGCACATCTGCTGCTACACGGGCAAGGTGCTGGTGCAGTGCCTCTACGAACCAGATCCCACCACTGGGCAGATGGTGCGAGTGCGGGACAGCTACGTGGCCATTGCCAAGGTATGTTTTGGACCCAAGCTGGGTGCTCGGGCCGTGAGCATTGCCCAGTTGATTGAGCTTCTGATGACGTGCATCCTGTATGTGGTGGTGTGCGGCGACCTGCTGGCCGGAACCTATCCGCAGGGTTCCTTTGACTCGCGCTCCTGGATGCTGTTCATAGGCATCTTCCTGCTACCCATGGGCTTCCTGAAGTCCCTGAAAATGGTCTCGACTTTGTCGTTTTGGTGCACCATGTCCCATATCGTGATTAACGCCGTGATTCTGGGCTATTGCCTGCTGCAGATCGGAGACTGGGGCTGGTCCAAGGTGCGCTTCAGCATCGACATGGAGAACTTTCCCATTTCCCTCGGCGTGATTGTGTTCTCGTACACCTCCCAGATCTTTCTGCCCACGCTCGAGGGCAACATGACCGACCGCTCCAAGTTCAACTGGATGCTGGACTGGTCTCACATTGCGGCTGCCGTGTTCAAGGCCGGCTTTGGGTACATATGCTTCCTGACCTTCCAGAATGATACCCAGCAGGTGATCACCAACAATCTGCACTCGCAGGGCTTCAAGGGCATGGTGAATTTCTTCCTGGTGATCAAGGCCATCCTTAGCTATCCCTTGCCCTACTATGCTGCCTGCGAGCTGCTCGAGAGGAACTTCTTTCGGGGTCCGCCAAAGACCAAGTTTCCCACCATCTGGAATCTGGACGGAGAGCTGAAGGTCTGGGGCCTGGGCTTCCGCGTGGGCGTCATTGTGTCAACCATACTGATGGCCATCTTTATACCCCACTTCTCCATTCTGATGGGTTTTATTGGTAGCTTCACGGGCACCATGCTCAGCTTTATCTGGCCGTGCTATTTCCACATCAAGATCAAGGGCCACCTGCTCGACCAGAAGGAAATAGCCAAAGACTACCTCATCATTGGGCTTGGCGTGCTCTTCGGCGTGATTGGAATCTATGATTCCGGAAATGCCCTGATAAATGCATTCGAAATCGGTCTTCCCTTCTAA
- the VGAT gene encoding vesicular inhibitory amino acid transporter isoform X2: protein MEENTEMSSNPFRNAGNWTENDGEGDGEYKGEYQSTSFNEYDGRYQQTDGFRQGSIASEGSSFVCEGEGGGGCKIDEFQAAWNVTNAIQGMFIVSLPFAVLHGGYWAIVAMVGIAHICCYTGKVLVQCLYEPDPTTGQMVRVRDSYVAIAKVCFGPKLGARAVSIAQLIELLMTCILYVVVCGDLLAGTYPQGSFDSRSWMLFIGIFLLPMGFLKSLKMVSTLSFWCTMSHIVINAVILGYCLLQIGDWGWSKVRFSIDMENFPISLGVIVFSYTSQIFLPTLEGNMTDRSKFNWMLDWSHIAAAVFKAGFGYICFLTFQNDTQQVITNNLHSQGFKGMVNFFLVIKAILSYPLPYYAACELLERNFFRGPPKTKFPTIWNLDGELKVWGLGFRVGVIVSTILMAIFIPHFSILMGFIGSFTGTMLSFIWPCYFHIKIKGHLLDQKEIAKDYLIIGLGVLFGVIGIYDSGNALINAFEIGLPF, encoded by the exons ATGGAGGAGAACACAGAGATGAGCTCGAATCCCTTTCGGAATGCTGGCAACTGGACAGAGAACGATGGCGAGGGCGATGGCGAGTACAAGGGCGAGTACCAGAGCACATCCTTCAATGAGTACGACGGGAGGTATCAGCAAACGGACGGATTTAG GCAAGGCAGCATTGCCTCGGAGGGCAGTTCCTTCGTCTGCGAGGGAGAAGGTGGCGGCGGCTGCAAGATTGACGAATTCCAGGCGGCCTGGAATGTGACCAATGCCATCCAGGGCATGTTCATTGTCTCACTGCCCTTCGCCGTGCTCCATGGCGGATACTGGGCCATCGTGGCCATGGTCGGCATAGCGCACATCTGCTGCTACACGGGCAAGGTGCTGGTGCAGTGCCTCTACGAACCAGATCCCACCACTGGGCAGATGGTGCGAGTGCGGGACAGCTACGTGGCCATTGCCAAGGTATGTTTTGGACCCAAGCTGGGTGCTCGGGCCGTGAGCATTGCCCAGTTGATTGAGCTTCTGATGACGTGCATCCTGTATGTGGTGGTGTGCGGCGACCTGCTGGCCGGAACCTATCCGCAGGGTTCCTTTGACTCGCGCTCCTGGATGCTGTTCATAGGCATCTTCCTGCTACCCATGGGCTTCCTGAAGTCCCTGAAAATGGTCTCGACTTTGTCGTTTTGGTGCACCATGTCCCATATCGTGATTAACGCCGTGATTCTGGGCTATTGCCTGCTGCAGATCGGAGACTGGGGCTGGTCCAAGGTGCGCTTCAGCATCGACATGGAGAACTTTCCCATTTCCCTCGGCGTGATTGTGTTCTCGTACACCTCCCAGATCTTTCTGCCCACGCTCGAGGGCAACATGACCGACCGCTCCAAGTTCAACTGGATGCTGGACTGGTCTCACATTGCGGCTGCCGTGTTCAAGGCCGGCTTTGGGTACATATGCTTCCTGACCTTCCAGAATGATACCCAGCAGGTGATCACCAACAATCTGCACTCGCAGGGCTTCAAGGGCATGGTGAATTTCTTCCTGGTGATCAAGGCCATCCTTAGCTATCCCTTGCCCTACTATGCTGCCTGCGAGCTGCTCGAGAGGAACTTCTTTCGGGGTCCGCCAAAGACCAAGTTTCCCACCATCTGGAATCTGGACGGAGAGCTGAAGGTCTGGGGCCTGGGCTTCCGCGTGGGCGTCATTGTGTCAACCATACTGATGGCCATCTTTATACCCCACTTCTCCATTCTGATGGGTTTTATTGGTAGCTTCACGGGCACCATGCTCAGCTTTATCTGGCCGTGCTATTTCCACATCAAGATCAAGGGCCACCTGCTCGACCAGAAGGAAATAGCCAAAGACTACCTCATCATTGGGCTTGGCGTGCTCTTCGGCGTGATTGGAATCTATGATTCCGGAAATGCCCTGATAAATGCATTCGAAATCGGTCTTCCCTTCTAA